One stretch of Armatimonadota bacterium DNA includes these proteins:
- a CDS encoding glutamate-5-semialdehyde dehydrogenase — MTDARPEVIRKAQAARAAAAEMAACSTAVKDRVLHAMADALIERRQYILDANSADVRAAREAGLAQPLVDRLLLSEKRIAAMAEGLREVAALPDPVGEVIAGGRRPNGLLILKVRVPLGVVGMIYESRPNVTVDAAGLCVKAGNVVILRGGSEALQSNAALVRVIGEAAHGAGAPAHAMQLIETPDRAAAQELMRLNQYVDVLIPRGGAGLIRAVVDHATVPAIETGVGNCHVYVDESADLEMAQAIVVNAKCQRPGVCNAAETLLVHRAVAEDFLRRVGPRLVEHGVELRGCPVTRGILPDAAAATETDWATEYLDLILAVRVVESLEQALDHIAAHGTKHSEAIITRDYARAERFCAAVDAAAVYVNASTRFTDGGEFGLGAEIGISTQKLHARGPMGLRELTTYKYVIHGAGQIRS; from the coding sequence ATGACCGACGCACGACCAGAGGTGATCAGGAAGGCGCAGGCGGCGCGCGCGGCGGCGGCGGAGATGGCTGCGTGCTCCACCGCGGTCAAGGACCGGGTGCTGCACGCGATGGCCGACGCGCTGATCGAGCGCCGGCAGTACATCCTCGACGCCAACAGCGCCGACGTGCGCGCCGCGCGCGAGGCGGGGCTGGCGCAGCCGCTGGTGGACCGGCTGCTGCTGAGCGAGAAGCGCATCGCCGCGATGGCGGAGGGCTTGCGCGAGGTCGCCGCCCTGCCCGACCCGGTGGGCGAAGTGATCGCGGGCGGGCGCCGTCCCAACGGCCTGCTCATCCTCAAGGTGCGCGTACCGCTGGGGGTGGTGGGCATGATCTATGAGTCACGCCCCAACGTCACGGTGGACGCCGCCGGGCTGTGCGTCAAGGCCGGCAACGTCGTCATCCTGCGGGGCGGCTCGGAGGCGCTGCAGTCGAACGCCGCCCTGGTGCGCGTCATCGGTGAAGCGGCACATGGGGCGGGAGCGCCGGCGCACGCCATGCAGTTGATCGAGACCCCCGATCGCGCCGCCGCGCAGGAGCTGATGCGCCTCAACCAGTACGTGGATGTCCTCATCCCGCGCGGGGGGGCGGGGCTGATCCGGGCGGTGGTGGACCACGCCACCGTGCCGGCGATCGAAACCGGGGTCGGCAACTGCCACGTGTACGTGGACGAGTCGGCGGACTTGGAGATGGCACAGGCGATCGTCGTCAACGCCAAGTGCCAGCGGCCGGGGGTATGCAATGCGGCGGAGACGCTGCTGGTGCACCGCGCGGTGGCCGAGGACTTCCTGCGGCGCGTGGGGCCGCGCCTGGTCGAGCACGGGGTGGAGCTGCGGGGGTGCCCGGTGACCCGGGGGATCCTGCCCGACGCGGCGGCGGCGACGGAGACCGACTGGGCGACCGAGTATCTCGATCTCATCCTGGCGGTGCGCGTGGTCGAGAGCCTGGAGCAGGCGCTCGACCATATCGCCGCCCATGGCACCAAGCACTCGGAGGCCATCATCACCCGCGACTACGCGCGCGCCGAGCGCTTCTGCGCGGCGGTGGATGCGGCGGCGGTGTACGTCAACGCCTCCACTCGCTTCACTGACGGCGGGGAGTTCGGGCTGGGCGCGGAGATTGGCATCAGCACGCAGAAGCTGCACGCGCGCGGGCCGATGGGGCTGCGCGAGCTCACGACCTACAAGTACGTCATTCACGGGGCCGGCCAGATCCGCTCATGA
- the nadD gene encoding nicotinate-nucleotide adenylyltransferase — MTRLGVMGGTFDPIHYGHLVAAEEARAQLGLEGVTFVPCRQPPHKKDYRVTDAEHRYAMTLAATCDHPRFTASRIELERPGPSYTIDTLRRLQREHPTAELFFITGADAVRELLTWREPQELAALCRLVAVTRPGYDLGGLERALGELARQVRALEAPGVNVSSTDIRARVARGWSLRYLTPPAVETYIAKHGLYRGDDAEPNRKGGE, encoded by the coding sequence GTGACGCGTCTGGGTGTGATGGGGGGGACCTTCGATCCCATTCACTACGGGCACCTGGTGGCCGCCGAGGAGGCGCGGGCGCAGTTGGGACTGGAGGGGGTGACGTTCGTTCCCTGCCGCCAGCCGCCGCACAAGAAGGACTACCGCGTCACCGACGCGGAACATCGCTACGCCATGACCCTGGCCGCCACCTGCGATCACCCGCGCTTCACCGCCTCGCGGATCGAACTGGAACGACCGGGGCCGTCCTACACCATTGACACCCTGCGCCGATTGCAGCGGGAGCATCCGACCGCGGAGCTGTTCTTCATCACCGGCGCCGACGCGGTGCGCGAGCTGCTCACCTGGCGCGAGCCGCAGGAGCTGGCGGCGCTCTGCCGCCTGGTCGCAGTCACGCGCCCGGGTTACGACCTCGGGGGCCTGGAGCGCGCGCTGGGGGAGCTCGCGCGCCAGGTGCGAGCGCTGGAGGCGCCGGGGGTCAACGTATCGTCCACCGACATCCGCGCGCGGGTTGCGCGCGGATGGTCCCTGCGCTACCTGACGCCGCCGGCGGTTGAGACCTACATCGCCAAGCACGGCCTCTATCGCGGCGACGACGCCGAGCCCAACCGGAAAGGAGGTGAATAG
- a CDS encoding RNA-binding protein → MAVTLYVGNLPWSLTEDELAEAFAAVGRVQAARIITDRESGRSRGFGFVDLDDENAARAIQAMDGFELKGRRLIVNEAHPRPERL, encoded by the coding sequence ATGGCGGTGACGCTATATGTCGGGAACCTGCCGTGGAGCCTGACCGAGGACGAGCTCGCCGAGGCCTTCGCCGCGGTGGGCCGGGTGCAGGCGGCGCGCATCATCACCGACCGCGAGAGCGGCCGCTCGCGCGGCTTCGGCTTCGTGGACCTCGATGATGAGAACGCGGCGCGGGCGATCCAGGCCATGGACGGCTTCGAGCTCAAGGGCCGCCGGCTCATCGTCAATGAGGCGCATCCGCGCCCGGAGCGCCTCTGA
- a CDS encoding LCP family protein: protein MAKANTRKQGRRRWLWLLVPVVLIGLPAGAGWWYLQHLGLRPGGQMMGMFRPPFHGLKRVNVLILGVDNDADAPRSDTIMVAALDLSQRTIGILSVPRDFRVAIPGHDAKKINAAYTLGGAALTDQAVEALTGVRSDYHVTVASGGLARLVDALGGVEIDVDKRMYYRDRRGGLLINLRPGLQRLNGEQAVGYVRYRHDAMGDLTRIRRQQLFVRALTREAFAPRNLARLPRLLKVVSEAVETDLTIRDLEAMADLGKTIDPEHIKARTLPGTPITVAGISYLEPDYQELSHVVKEVLYGARPRVAIINATEVPGVERGLVRRLGAEEYEVTEVRIANYAAATSEVIDRADHEQEAAEIRGWLECGKVIQAPGEAIAGADITVLLGTDYIGK from the coding sequence ATGGCGAAAGCGAACACGCGAAAACAGGGGCGTCGGCGATGGCTGTGGCTCCTGGTTCCCGTAGTCCTTATCGGCCTGCCGGCGGGCGCCGGTTGGTGGTACTTGCAGCATCTCGGCCTGCGACCCGGCGGCCAGATGATGGGTATGTTCCGTCCGCCCTTCCACGGCCTCAAGCGGGTCAACGTGCTTATCCTCGGGGTGGACAACGATGCCGACGCACCCCGCTCCGACACCATCATGGTCGCCGCCCTCGACCTGTCGCAGCGCACCATCGGCATCCTATCGGTGCCGCGCGATTTCAGGGTCGCCATTCCCGGGCACGACGCCAAGAAGATCAACGCGGCTTACACTCTGGGCGGCGCCGCCCTCACCGACCAGGCGGTCGAAGCGCTGACCGGCGTGCGCAGCGACTATCATGTCACGGTCGCCTCCGGCGGTCTCGCGCGCCTGGTGGACGCCCTGGGGGGGGTCGAGATAGACGTGGACAAGCGGATGTATTACCGCGACCGCCGGGGGGGGCTGCTCATCAACCTGCGTCCCGGTCTGCAGCGCCTCAACGGCGAGCAGGCGGTGGGATACGTGCGCTATCGCCACGACGCCATGGGCGACCTGACGCGCATCCGCCGCCAGCAGTTGTTCGTCCGCGCCCTGACGCGAGAGGCGTTCGCCCCGCGCAACCTGGCGCGCCTGCCGCGGCTGCTCAAGGTGGTCTCGGAGGCGGTGGAGACCGATCTCACGATCCGGGACTTGGAGGCGATGGCCGACCTCGGCAAGACGATAGATCCCGAGCACATCAAGGCGCGCACGCTCCCGGGCACCCCCATCACCGTCGCCGGCATCAGCTACCTCGAGCCCGACTACCAGGAGCTGTCGCACGTGGTGAAGGAAGTGCTCTACGGCGCGCGGCCGCGGGTGGCCATCATCAACGCCACCGAGGTGCCGGGCGTCGAGCGCGGCCTCGTGCGGCGCCTCGGCGCCGAGGAATACGAGGTCACGGAGGTGCGAATCGCCAACTACGCGGCGGCGACCTCGGAGGTCATTGATCGCGCTGACCACGAGCAGGAGGCGGCTGAGATTCGGGGCTGGCTCGAGTGCGGCAAGGTGATCCAGGCGCCGGGCGAAGCGATCGCCGGGGCGGACATCACGGTGCTGCTCGGCACTGACTATATTGGCAAGTAA
- the rsfS gene encoding ribosome silencing factor, giving the protein MRPAVGARLRSSRQKALLAARTVADRKAQDTVILDLRKLTVIADYFVICSGVSETHVRALAEELLRQLAAHGLQHIAAQGVSDGRWALVDLGDVIVHIFMQFEREFYDLEGLWGEAPTLAVA; this is encoded by the coding sequence GTGCGCCCGGCCGTCGGGGCGCGGCTGCGCAGTTCGCGCCAGAAAGCGCTGCTCGCCGCCCGCACCGTCGCCGACAGGAAGGCGCAGGACACGGTCATCCTCGACCTGCGCAAGCTGACGGTGATCGCCGACTACTTCGTGATCTGCAGCGGCGTCTCCGAGACGCACGTGCGCGCCTTGGCCGAGGAGCTGCTGCGGCAGCTCGCAGCGCACGGCCTGCAGCACATCGCCGCCCAAGGGGTGAGCGACGGCCGCTGGGCGCTGGTTGATCTCGGCGATGTGATCGTTCATATCTTCATGCAATTCGAGCGCGAGTTTTATGACCTCGAGGGTCTCTGGGGGGAGGCACCGACTCTGGCGGTCGCGTGA